The genomic region ATCTCTTGACAATCAAAGAGGAATTTGGCGGGTTTGATGATGTGACAGTGGTATGGATTGGAGATGGTAACAATGTTGGGCAGTCATTTGTAATCGGTGCAGCAATGGTTGGGCTTGATTTGATTGTTGCCACCCCATCAGGATACGGAATGGATCAATCAGTATTGGATCAAGCGACTGCACTTGGTCATCCACCGACTATTGCTGACACTCCAGGGGCTGCGGTAAGTGATGCGGATGTGGTCTATACCGATGTCTGGATTTCGATGGGGCAAGAGGATCAGCGCAATGAGAAATTAACAGCGTTTGAAGGGTATCAAATCAATGAATCGTTACTAGCAAATAACAGTGCTCAAGTGATGCACTGTCTGCCGGCGCATCGTGGTGAAGAAATCACCGATGAGGTGCTAACAGGCACTCGAACGCTTGTCTGGGACCAAGCCGAAAACCGCTTACATGCTCAAAAAGGACTTCTTGTCGAGTTATTATCTGAAAATTGATGAGTTACATGTTGTTACCCTGAATTATTAAATATAACCCCAGAAGGTCGATTATTCAGAGAAACCACTATCTTACCGGGATATTCCGTGCAAGAGTTTTAATCTAATCAAAGAGTAATATATTGTGTGTCGACAACTGGCAATCACAAACGGTTCTTTCCATATGAAGAACCATATCCAAACCAACATTCGGCAATGTCTGAGATTGCCGAAGCGCTTGATGAGCAACGGGACGTTCTCTTCGAAGGGGCACCTGGAACAGGAAAAACGCTCTCTGCACTGTGTCCGGCGATTGCGTACGCTCGACAGACAGATAAAACAGTTGTCATTACAACGAATGTCCATCAGCAGATGCGGCAGTTCGTCGCGGACGCACGCGCTATTGTTCACAGTGGTATAGACACAATTCGCGCTGTGGTGTTCAAAGGTAAATCGTCAATGTGTCATATCGACGTTGGATATCAAGAATGTCAAAC from Haloquadratum walsbyi C23 harbors:
- the argF gene encoding ornithine carbamoyltransferase translates to MPKSSNFLDIDDLTTDELQTILDRATALKHGGDNAQFPGQTLGMLFEKPSTRTRISFETGMTQLGGHAIFLGPDDIQLGHGEPLSDTARVLSGYVDVVMARLFNHDDLLEIAAHADIPVINGLTDDAHPCQTLADLLTIKEEFGGFDDVTVVWIGDGNNVGQSFVIGAAMVGLDLIVATPSGYGMDQSVLDQATALGHPPTIADTPGAAVSDADVVYTDVWISMGQEDQRNEKLTAFEGYQINESLLANNSAQVMHCLPAHRGEEITDEVLTGTRTLVWDQAENRLHAQKGLLVELLSEN